The Orcinus orca chromosome 16, mOrcOrc1.1, whole genome shotgun sequence genome includes a window with the following:
- the METTL22 gene encoding methyltransferase-like protein 22 isoform X4, with protein sequence MVDGEPRPWLPSPAPAMDEITFKSDTVLSDVHLHTPNQRHLMVRLSGVGQPVFLSQFKLLWNQAPQTDSGAEGGNHRAHHAEATPPARSGCSSEGVSLQAGADATSQEGVAAQLDEDGDLDVVRRPRAASPSKPSGPPRDKVWRGALFLADYILSQRDLFQGRTVLELGAGTGLASILAATMAQTVYCTDVGADLLAMCQRNIALNSHLTAAGGGVIKVRELDWLKDDLCTDPEVPFSWSEEDISDLYGHTTIVLAAEVFYDNDLTDALFKTLSRLAHRLKNASTAILSVEKRLNFTLRHLEVTCEAYDHFRSCLRRLEGLTGGRLRFAVEPVDVSFPQLLVYERIQQLVGVPARPRAACSGVRLSVGGGPEPASRSSPARALPADPDAGLSPGPGGPAWPTVTWP encoded by the exons ATGGTTGATGGGGAGCCCAGGCCATGGTTGCCGTCTCCCGCCCCGGCCATGGACGAGATCACCTTCAAAAGCGACACCGTGCTGTCAGATGTCCACCTCCACACCCCAAACCAGAGACACCTCATGGTGCGGCTGAGTGGCGTGGGGCAGCCCG TCTTCCTGTCCCAGTTCAAGCTTCTGTGGAACCAAGCCCCTCAGACAGACTCGGGGGCTGAGGGTGGCAATCACAGAGCCCATCACGCAGAGGCGACTCCTCCCGCCAGAAGCGGCTGCAGCAGTGAGGGAGTCTCCCTCCAGGCTGGGGCTGATGCCACCAGCCAGGAGGGGGTGGCAGCTCAGCTGGACGAGGATGGGGATTTGGACGTTGTGAGAAGACCACGGGCTGCCTCTCCCTCCAAGCCCTCGGGGCCTCCGAGAGACAAG gTGTGGCGGGGCGCCCTGTTCCTGGCGGACTACATCCTGTCCCAGCGGGACCTTTTCCAGGGTCGCACGGTGCTGGAGCTCGGGGCGGGCACCGGGCTGGCCAGCATCCTCGCGGCCACCATGGCGCAGACCGTCTACTGTACAG ATGTCGGTGCAGATCTCTTGGCCATGTGCCAGCGAAACATTGCCCTTAACAGCCACCTGACTGCCGCTGGAG GCGGTGTGATTAAGGTCAGGGAACTGGACTGGCTGAAAGACGATCTCTGCACAG ATCCCGAGGTCCCCTTCAGCTGGTCGGAGGAGGACATCTCCGACCTGTACGGCCACACCACCATCGTGCTCGCGGCCGAAG TGTTTTACGACAATGACCTAACTGATGCTCTGTTTAAAACACTGTCCCGACTGGCTCACAGGTTGAAGAACGCCTCCACCGCCATCCTCTCTGTGGAAAAGAG GCTGAACTTCACGCTGCGGCACCTGGAGGTCACGTGCGAGGCCTACGACCATTTCCGCTCATGCCTGCGGCGACTGGAGGGGCTGACCGGTGGGCGCCTGCGCTTCGCCGTGGAGCCGGTGGACGTTTCCTTCCCGCAGCTCTTGGTCTACGAGCGCATCCAGCAGCTGGTAGGTGTGCCCGCCCGCCCGAGGGCAGCTTGCTCTGGCGTGAGGCTGTCGGTTGGAGGAGGTCCTGAGCCAGCCTCCAGGTCCAGCCCGGCCCGCGCTCTCCCCGCTGACCCCGACGCTGGGCTCTCTCCAGGTCCAGGAGGGCCTGCCTGGCCAACGGTCACTTGGCCTTAG